The region CGTAGGGGATGTTGGCGATGCCGCGATACTTCCATGTCGCGCCGTGGTCGCTGGAGGTGGCGATGCCGATGCGAGTCTGATGCAGCCAGGCTACGTCTTTCGGATCGGCTGGGGTTTGATCGGCGCGGCGGTTGGTGTAGAACATCCACCATTGTTTTTTTGATTGGTTCCAGATAACGGTGGGATCGGCTGCGCCGTCGTGGACTGGATCGCGGAAGAGAGGCTTGGGAGCGATCTTTCCTTGCGGTGTCTGCGCGTGGAGGGCGAAGGGGCAAACGAAGGCGAACAGAATTGCGGACGCAAGAATTTGGCGGCAGAATTTGGCGCGAGTGAGCATGAGAGCCAACTTTAGCATTGCGTAGCTATTTAGTAGAGAGGGACAGTGTGGTCGATGGCGCGGGACCAGTGGTCGATGCCTCCGGCGAGGGACTGCGCGTTATCGAAGCCCTGGTTGCGCAGCCACATGGTGACAGAGAGCGAGCGCACGCCGTGATGGCAGAGGACGACGATGTGGGCGTCGGGGTCGAGCTCCTGATGCGCGCGCGAGGTGACTTCGCCCATCGGCATAAGCAGGCTGTCGGGCAGGCTTGCGGTTTGGAACTCCCATGGCTCGCGCACGTCGAGCAGGATGGGTGGGTTGGGTTGCTGGCGCTGCTGGATAAAGTCTTCGGCGGTGATCTCGGGTTCTAGCATGACTTCTATTATCAGGGATTCAGGATGGAGCAGATGTGGAGGAACGAAGAACAGGCAACAGCAACGGCAAATACGGGGGTTCTTCGCTTCGCTCAGAATGACGACGTTTTTTTGATGGCTTCGAGCTTCTACGGCTGCTCAAGGTTTCAATGCGTGAAGAGTGCGACGGCTATGGTGGCGAGTGCTAACGCTGGAGGCATGATGATGCAGCCAGCTTTTAGGAACTTCCATGCGCTTACGTTCTGGCCTTCTTTGCGAATGGCGATGAGCCAGAGGATGGTAGCCAGCGAGCCGGTAACGGAGAGGTTGGGGCCGAGGTCGATGCCGATGAGGATGACGTTTCGGAGTGCTCCGGTGATGTGGGTGGCTTGAATGCTGGCTGCGGCGATGAGGCCGAGCGGAAGATTGTTGATGAGGTTGGTGCCGATGCCTGTGCCGAAGGCGGCTGCCATCGATGCTGCGATGGGGGGCAGGTGTTGCAGATTTTCGAGCGCTGTCTGCGAGAGGTGAAGTGCCCCGGCGGTGTTGATGGCTTCGACCATGATGAAGAGGCCTGCGACTAGGGGGAGAACGCTCCATGAGATCTCGGAGAGGATGGCTGCGGGGCGGGTTCGTTCGCGGATGGAGATAACTGCGGCGATGAGGATTGCCGAGATGCAGGTGGGGAGGCCGAGGTCTTTGCCCATTGCAGAAGCTGTGAGAAGAACAGCGGCGACGATGGCTATGCCGATTAAGGTTAGCTTGCCTGCTTCGGAGAGGTGCAGTGTCTCTGCTGGGACTTCGATGGAGCCGGTGAGGTCTTTGCGGCAGTACCAGCGGAGTGTGAGGTAGGTGGCTACGATGGAAAAGATGGAGGCGATGAGGAAGATGCGCAGCCATTGGGCCAGCGGCGGCATGCCGGTGTGGAAGACGACGAGGTTGGCGGGGTTCGAGATGGGGAGGACGAAGCTGGCGGCGTTGGCGATGAAGGCGCAGATGAAGAGGTAAGGAAGCGGCTCTACTTTTGACTTGCGTGTGGCGGCGAGGACGGCGGGAGTGAGGACGACGGCGGTGGCGTCGTTGGAGAGAAAGATGGTAACGAAGGTTCCGACGATATAGATGAGGGTGAAGAGGCGAGTGCGCGAGCCTCGGGCGTGTTGGATGGCGATGGTGGCGAGCCAGTTGAAGACGCCGTGCATGTGGGCGAGTTGGGCGAGCAGCATCATGCCGGTGAGGAAGAGGTAGACGTCGCTGCCTTCGGAGATGGCGTGGATGGCGAGGTGCAGGGGAATCAGGCGGAAGACTACGAGGGCCGCTGCGCCGATGCCGATCCACCAGGCTTCGGGGAGGTCGCGGGGGCGGATCAGCATCAGCGCGATGCTGAGGGCGGAGATGATCCAGATGGCGATGTGAGCTGGGGACAAAACGTACCTCAGTGGCTAAAGCCCCACTTTATATCGCGCAGTGATGGCACGGCTGAAGCCGTGCCCTTAAGCAAAACTGCGCGTAGTCAGGCTGGGCTGTTCAAATCGAGATGGTGTCAATCGAGATGTTGCTACTTTGTTGAAAGTTTCTGTATCGATCCGTTCAGGCGATGGCTGTATTGACGAGGTGTTGGGCTTCGGTTTGGATCTTCTTTAAGTGAGCTTCGCCTTTGAAAGATTCGGCGTAGATCTTGTAGACATCTTCGGTGCCGGAGGGGCGGGCGGCGAACCAGCCGTTTTCCGTTGTGACTTTGAGGCCGCCGATGGGAGCGTGGTTGCCGGGAGCTTCTGTGAGGATGGCGGTGATGGGCTCTCCG is a window of Edaphobacter dinghuensis DNA encoding:
- a CDS encoding rhodanese-like domain-containing protein; the protein is MLEPEITAEDFIQQRQQPNPPILLDVREPWEFQTASLPDSLLMPMGEVTSRAHQELDPDAHIVVLCHHGVRSLSVTMWLRNQGFDNAQSLAGGIDHWSRAIDHTVPLY
- a CDS encoding arsenic transporter, giving the protein MSPAHIAIWIISALSIALMLIRPRDLPEAWWIGIGAAALVVFRLIPLHLAIHAISEGSDVYLFLTGMMLLAQLAHMHGVFNWLATIAIQHARGSRTRLFTLIYIVGTFVTIFLSNDATAVVLTPAVLAATRKSKVEPLPYLFICAFIANAASFVLPISNPANLVVFHTGMPPLAQWLRIFLIASIFSIVATYLTLRWYCRKDLTGSIEVPAETLHLSEAGKLTLIGIAIVAAVLLTASAMGKDLGLPTCISAILIAAVISIRERTRPAAILSEISWSVLPLVAGLFIMVEAINTAGALHLSQTALENLQHLPPIAASMAAAFGTGIGTNLINNLPLGLIAAASIQATHITGALRNVILIGIDLGPNLSVTGSLATILWLIAIRKEGQNVSAWKFLKAGCIIMPPALALATIAVALFTH